From Brevibacillus marinus, a single genomic window includes:
- a CDS encoding ZIP family metal transporter yields MQTLLWGSVLSALATGVGALPILFFKRMSHHWRDILLAFTAGIMMAAATFSLMPQALASSDMWVLCLGVASGTIALTLLEQLIPHIDLEHTRMNIRMDEKSLLVLAAITLHNLPEGLSVGVSYSSEDQQLGGLIAFAIGLQNAPEGFLIALFLIHQQVSRWKAFLLATLTGSVEIVAALAGHYLTSLIADLVPYGLSFAAGAMLFIVYKELIPESHGDGHARAATFSFIVGLLVMIGLIEWF; encoded by the coding sequence ATGCAAACATTGCTGTGGGGAAGTGTTTTGTCCGCATTGGCCACCGGGGTGGGCGCACTGCCCATCCTGTTTTTCAAACGGATGTCTCACCACTGGCGCGATATTCTGCTGGCGTTTACGGCCGGCATCATGATGGCGGCGGCTACTTTCAGTTTGATGCCGCAGGCGCTGGCCAGCTCCGATATGTGGGTGCTTTGTCTGGGGGTGGCGAGCGGGACCATCGCGCTGACCCTGCTGGAGCAGCTGATCCCGCACATCGACCTGGAACACACGCGGATGAACATCCGGATGGACGAAAAATCGCTGCTGGTTCTCGCCGCGATCACGCTGCACAACCTGCCGGAGGGACTTTCCGTCGGGGTGAGTTACTCCAGTGAAGATCAGCAGCTGGGCGGGCTGATCGCTTTTGCCATCGGACTGCAGAACGCGCCGGAAGGTTTTTTGATCGCCCTGTTTTTGATCCATCAACAGGTGAGCCGGTGGAAGGCGTTCCTGCTGGCCACCCTGACCGGGTCGGTGGAAATCGTCGCCGCCTTGGCCGGACATTATCTGACAAGCCTGATTGCGGACCTTGTACCGTACGGCCTGTCCTTTGCCGCTGGCGCGATGCTGTTTATCGTCTACAAGGAGCTGATCCCGGAAAGCCATGGTGACGGCCACGCGCGAGCCGCCACGTTTTCCTTTATCGTCGGCCTGTTGGTGATGATCGGGCTGATCGAGTGGTTTTAA
- a CDS encoding phosphate starvation-inducible protein PhoH, with protein sequence MLKNDSRIEAADFVFLDSGCYFSSQFVQKLRQQPDWKVWDMYGLPNCDLTPVHCLVIDGFADQEFLYQERAIIRRFLDDGKIVIFCGHLFRDWLPGASAFVPKQVRSYHDYTVLIHQPHPIFAGVRPEDMTYRKGVAGFFARGHHPLPPLAEVLLTLADGEPITYIDRFSTRGTILVHAGNNLFGYDEPSDTSGRIAAQLKRWVRDEYGRIRERREMSCEK encoded by the coding sequence ATGCTGAAAAACGATTCCAGGATAGAAGCTGCCGATTTCGTGTTCCTGGATTCCGGTTGTTATTTTAGCTCGCAGTTTGTGCAAAAGCTGCGGCAGCAACCGGACTGGAAGGTATGGGACATGTACGGTTTGCCCAATTGTGATTTGACGCCCGTGCATTGTCTGGTGATTGACGGCTTTGCTGATCAGGAGTTTCTGTACCAGGAGCGAGCGATCATCCGGCGGTTTCTCGATGACGGGAAAATCGTGATTTTTTGCGGACATCTGTTCCGCGATTGGCTGCCCGGCGCTTCCGCCTTTGTCCCCAAGCAGGTGCGCAGTTACCATGACTACACCGTGCTGATCCATCAGCCCCATCCGATATTCGCCGGGGTGAGGCCGGAAGACATGACCTACCGCAAGGGCGTCGCCGGTTTTTTCGCCAGGGGGCACCATCCGCTGCCGCCGCTGGCGGAGGTGCTGCTGACGTTGGCGGATGGGGAACCGATTACCTATATCGACAGGTTCAGCACCCGCGGGACGATCCTGGTTCATGCCGGCAACAACTTGTTCGGGTATGACGAACCAAGTGACACAAGCGGGCGAATCGCCGCGCAGTTGAAACGTTGGGTACGGGACGAATACGGGCGGATCCGGGAAAGGAGAGAGATGTCTTGCGAAAAATAG
- a CDS encoding hydroxymethylglutaryl-CoA lyase has translation MSQANELLLPARATICEVAPRDGFQAEKEWIPTEQKVRIVRELAKTGIRYMEITSFVHPKAIPQLKDAEEVVRQVQDLPGIHFRALVPNVKGAQRAIDAGLKKLKLMLSATDSHSLANANCRVEEALEGLYPIVELAAKHGVQVGGSISVAFGCPYEGNVPVERIMHIVERYQAMGVNEVSLADTTGMANPKQVYEMLGQLKAHFPQITFSMHLHNTRGMALANAVAALQQGITHFDSSVAGLGGCPYAPGATGNIATEDLVHAFAEMGVETGINLDAIINVAKDVRETLGHDGGSYMLQAGPCSQLHRKPQGQVKLET, from the coding sequence ATGAGTCAAGCCAACGAACTGCTGTTGCCTGCGCGGGCGACGATTTGCGAGGTAGCGCCGCGAGACGGTTTTCAGGCGGAAAAAGAGTGGATTCCCACGGAACAGAAAGTGCGCATCGTCAGGGAATTGGCGAAAACAGGAATCCGCTACATGGAAATCACCTCGTTTGTCCATCCGAAGGCGATCCCGCAGTTGAAGGATGCGGAGGAAGTGGTGCGGCAGGTGCAAGATTTGCCAGGGATCCATTTTCGCGCGCTGGTTCCCAATGTCAAAGGGGCGCAGCGGGCGATTGACGCCGGGCTGAAAAAACTGAAGCTGATGCTTTCGGCCACCGATTCGCACAGCCTGGCCAATGCCAACTGCCGGGTGGAGGAAGCCCTGGAAGGGCTGTATCCGATTGTCGAGCTGGCGGCAAAACACGGCGTCCAAGTGGGCGGGTCGATTTCCGTGGCCTTTGGCTGCCCGTATGAAGGAAACGTTCCGGTGGAGCGGATTATGCACATCGTGGAACGCTATCAAGCGATGGGTGTCAACGAGGTTTCCCTCGCCGACACGACCGGCATGGCCAACCCCAAGCAAGTGTATGAGATGCTCGGGCAGTTGAAAGCCCATTTTCCGCAGATTACCTTTTCCATGCATCTGCACAATACCAGAGGGATGGCCCTCGCCAATGCCGTCGCGGCGCTGCAGCAAGGGATTACCCACTTCGACAGTTCGGTGGCCGGCTTGGGTGGCTGCCCCTATGCACCGGGAGCCACAGGCAACATCGCGACCGAAGATTTGGTCCATGCCTTTGCGGAAATGGGCGTCGAGACAGGGATCAACCTGGACGCGATCATCAACGTTGCAAAAGATGTCCGCGAGACGCTCGGCCACGATGGCGGCAGCTACATGCTGCAGGCCGGGCCGTGCTCGCAACTGCACCGGAAGCCGCAAGGACAAGTGAAGCTGGAAACGTAA
- a CDS encoding ATP-binding cassette domain-containing protein: protein MKGAKLAAGVILGLFLLTALLGPLVAQHAPFAVDGEPFARPSAAHWLGTNSLGQDVFSGLVHGARTSLLVGLSVALLSTALSGLFGLLAGYSKKCDLLLNSLANMLLVLPSLLLILIVASFTGGGTGQLILTLGLLTWPGYMRLIRASVLSLKEREFVKAAQMFQGGTCYILRKHLLPFLWPLLKTKFIMSFRQAIAIESSLSFLGIGDPNVPSWGTMLQQAFQRNETWLTDVWQWTVLPPVLAILLVMIGLALLGEGDASKRKPARAARRKERANRQEPSVRLQTGGPAAASDDKQPAIAAEGLSVAYGSQVILHPVSFTVEAGSITALIGESGAGKTTLARALYGLQPEGAVRGSVLLAGKRVYGGSANDRLKRWIDAAFIFQDPRTSFNPLMTIGRQFAETMNHPGTIRDKRQEAARALREVQLDEWVLDRYPHELSGGMLSRALIALALINRPRVLIADEPTSALDPILKREILELLAAKVRELGMTMLLITHDVRAARHVADRMLLLAGGQLIEQCAKEEEIG from the coding sequence ATGAAAGGAGCGAAGCTCGCGGCAGGCGTGATTCTCGGCTTGTTTCTGCTCACCGCGCTCCTGGGGCCGCTGGTGGCTCAGCACGCTCCCTTTGCCGTCGATGGCGAGCCTTTTGCCAGGCCATCCGCGGCTCACTGGTTGGGGACCAATTCCCTTGGACAAGACGTGTTCAGCGGACTTGTGCACGGAGCGCGGACCTCGCTGCTGGTTGGCTTGAGCGTGGCGCTGCTCAGCACGGCATTAAGCGGCTTGTTCGGGTTGTTGGCGGGCTATTCGAAAAAGTGCGATCTCCTTCTCAACTCCCTGGCCAACATGCTGCTGGTCCTTCCCTCGCTGTTGCTGATCTTGATCGTGGCTTCGTTCACGGGCGGCGGTACGGGGCAGCTCATCCTCACCCTCGGATTGCTCACCTGGCCCGGCTACATGCGCTTGATCCGGGCGTCCGTGCTTTCGCTGAAGGAACGGGAATTTGTCAAGGCGGCGCAAATGTTTCAAGGCGGCACATGCTACATTTTGCGCAAACATCTGCTGCCCTTTTTGTGGCCGCTGTTGAAAACGAAGTTCATTATGTCATTTCGCCAGGCGATCGCCATCGAGTCCAGTTTGTCCTTTCTCGGCATCGGGGATCCGAATGTGCCGTCGTGGGGGACCATGCTGCAGCAGGCGTTCCAACGCAATGAAACATGGCTGACCGACGTGTGGCAGTGGACCGTCCTGCCGCCGGTGCTGGCGATTTTGCTGGTCATGATCGGACTGGCTCTCTTGGGGGAAGGCGACGCGTCCAAGCGCAAACCGGCACGAGCGGCCCGGCGCAAAGAGCGGGCGAACCGGCAGGAGCCGTCCGTGCGGTTGCAGACAGGGGGGCCCGCCGCTGCCTCGGACGACAAACAACCCGCGATTGCCGCCGAGGGATTGAGCGTTGCGTACGGCAGCCAGGTGATTCTTCACCCCGTTTCGTTCACGGTGGAAGCCGGCAGCATCACGGCGCTGATCGGCGAATCGGGAGCGGGGAAGACGACGCTGGCGCGAGCGTTGTACGGACTGCAGCCGGAAGGGGCAGTGCGGGGATCTGTGTTGCTCGCCGGCAAGCGGGTCTACGGAGGCAGCGCAAATGATCGCCTGAAGCGCTGGATCGATGCCGCGTTTATCTTCCAGGATCCGCGAACCAGCTTTAATCCGCTGATGACGATTGGCAGGCAGTTCGCGGAAACGATGAACCATCCGGGCACCATCCGCGACAAGCGGCAGGAAGCGGCCCGCGCCTTGCGGGAAGTGCAGCTGGACGAGTGGGTGCTGGATCGCTATCCGCACGAGCTGAGCGGCGGCATGCTGAGCCGGGCCTTGATCGCGCTCGCGCTGATCAACAGACCGCGCGTCTTGATCGCGGATGAACCGACAAGCGCGCTTGATCCCATCTTGAAGCGCGAGATACTGGAGCTGTTGGCGGCAAAGGTGCGCGAACTCGGCATGACGATGCTGCTGATTACGCACGACGTGAGAGCGGCTCGTCACGTTGCCGACCGCATGTTGCTGTTGGCGGGCGGGCAACTGATCGAGCAGTGCGCAAAGGAGGAAGAGATCGGTTGA
- a CDS encoding ABC transporter ATP-binding protein yields MDMQTENGTQAEIGENERIMLELVGVSKQFGSGKRLVTAVRDVSLRLRENEVYALIGESGSGKSTMAEMIAGLQKPTSGTIRWLAAAEQEANGRSRVQLVFQNPDRSLNPYWKVEELVAEPLLLRRVDRATARKRVEELLERVRLPRALLDRRPGECSCGQKQRIAIARALAVSPALLIADEITSALDPKTEADILALLASLKAERRMSILYITHRLETVQGFADRLAVMKDGAIVEAGEAEEICTRPRSAYTRALLAAGLFA; encoded by the coding sequence ATGGATATGCAGACAGAAAACGGCACACAGGCGGAAATCGGCGAAAACGAGCGGATCATGCTGGAGCTGGTGGGCGTAAGCAAACAGTTTGGCAGCGGGAAGCGGCTCGTCACAGCCGTTCGCGATGTGTCCTTGCGCTTGCGCGAAAACGAGGTCTACGCCTTGATCGGCGAAAGCGGTTCGGGTAAATCGACGATGGCGGAGATGATCGCCGGTTTGCAAAAACCGACGAGCGGAACGATCAGGTGGCTGGCAGCGGCAGAGCAGGAAGCGAACGGACGCAGCCGGGTGCAGCTGGTGTTCCAGAACCCTGACCGCTCGCTGAACCCCTACTGGAAGGTAGAGGAGCTTGTGGCGGAACCGCTGCTCCTCCGGCGCGTCGATCGGGCGACGGCGCGGAAGCGGGTGGAAGAGCTGCTGGAGCGGGTCCGCCTGCCGCGCGCGCTCCTGGATCGCCGTCCGGGAGAGTGTTCGTGCGGCCAAAAACAGCGCATCGCGATTGCGCGGGCGCTGGCGGTATCGCCTGCCCTGCTGATTGCCGACGAGATTACCTCCGCGCTCGATCCCAAGACGGAAGCGGACATTCTCGCGCTGCTGGCATCCTTGAAAGCGGAGCGGCGGATGTCGATTCTCTACATTACGCATCGGCTGGAGACCGTGCAAGGCTTTGCCGACCGCCTGGCGGTGATGAAAGACGGCGCGATCGTGGAAGCGGGCGAGGCGGAAGAGATCTGCACGCGCCCGCGATCCGCCTATACGCGGGCGCTGCTTGCGGCCGGTTTGTTCGCCTGA
- a CDS encoding ABC transporter substrate-binding protein yields the protein MMRQMRNILIGLFCLAAIVTGCQANETSSGQPNQAASSASSASGKGAETSLLRIGWQDGGFPSPFAFSASGPGGFLRNSFLFDTLTWKDEQGVIPWLAKSWEVSDDGLVYTFELEQGVKWHDGQDFTADDVVFSFAYYKQHPFMWTGDVSLIKDVQKIDEHTVRFVLHQKYAPFLSDLVGIVPVIPQHIWENVDKPLEFREPAALVGTGPYLLKEYDEASGQYLFEANENFFKGDVVVKQIAYLNVQNRVLALQQNEIDAGMVMNYREVEMMQKEGFDVIKSAPTGSAVRVTFNLEHPQLKDKRLRQALAYALDREEMARKLTGGEPMVGNAGIIPPDSPWYNDKVKQYAYDPEEAKRILDELGYPANAEGVREALRLNVMVSSTSQEAQMMQEMLKKVGIELNIQQVDAATFAAAMGENKYDMAITGHIGLSGDPDFLRLWFLGKASNTLAARGKTFDHPQFQKLAEEQMSELDPAKRKAIVDEMQNILADELPTLVLYHRPFYFLHKKNQFAGWFNTYGGIADGIPLWDNKGAFVDDRS from the coding sequence ATGATGAGGCAAATGAGAAACATACTGATCGGATTATTCTGCTTAGCGGCAATCGTCACCGGCTGCCAGGCGAACGAAACGTCGAGCGGCCAGCCAAACCAAGCGGCTTCGTCCGCATCATCGGCGAGCGGGAAGGGGGCGGAAACGTCCCTCCTCCGCATCGGCTGGCAGGACGGCGGGTTCCCGTCCCCGTTTGCCTTCAGCGCTTCCGGCCCCGGCGGCTTTTTGCGCAATTCTTTCCTGTTTGACACCCTGACCTGGAAGGATGAGCAGGGGGTCATTCCTTGGTTGGCGAAGTCATGGGAGGTGTCCGATGACGGTCTCGTTTACACCTTTGAATTGGAGCAGGGGGTAAAGTGGCATGACGGGCAGGATTTTACCGCCGACGATGTCGTGTTCAGCTTTGCTTATTACAAACAGCACCCCTTCATGTGGACGGGCGACGTCAGCTTGATCAAGGACGTTCAAAAAATCGACGAACATACGGTCCGCTTTGTGCTGCATCAGAAATATGCGCCGTTTTTAAGCGATCTGGTCGGGATTGTGCCGGTGATTCCCCAGCACATTTGGGAAAACGTGGACAAGCCGCTGGAATTTCGCGAGCCAGCCGCGCTCGTCGGTACCGGTCCTTACCTGCTGAAGGAGTACGACGAGGCGTCGGGTCAATATTTGTTCGAGGCGAACGAGAATTTCTTCAAAGGAGACGTTGTGGTTAAACAGATCGCCTATTTGAACGTGCAGAACAGGGTGCTGGCCCTGCAGCAGAACGAAATCGACGCAGGCATGGTGATGAACTACAGAGAAGTGGAGATGATGCAAAAAGAAGGGTTTGACGTCATCAAGAGCGCGCCGACGGGCAGCGCGGTGCGCGTGACGTTTAACCTGGAGCACCCGCAGCTCAAAGACAAGCGTCTGCGGCAAGCGCTCGCCTATGCGCTCGACCGGGAGGAAATGGCGCGCAAACTTACCGGCGGCGAACCAATGGTCGGAAATGCCGGCATCATTCCGCCTGATTCGCCGTGGTACAACGACAAGGTGAAGCAATACGCCTACGATCCGGAAGAGGCCAAACGCATTCTCGATGAGCTGGGGTATCCGGCGAACGCTGAGGGCGTGAGAGAAGCGTTACGGCTGAACGTGATGGTTTCCTCCACCTCCCAGGAAGCGCAAATGATGCAGGAAATGCTGAAAAAGGTGGGAATCGAGCTGAATATCCAGCAGGTTGATGCCGCGACGTTTGCGGCGGCGATGGGAGAAAACAAATACGATATGGCGATCACCGGGCATATCGGCTTGAGCGGCGACCCCGACTTTTTGCGGCTGTGGTTTTTGGGCAAGGCGAGCAATACGTTGGCCGCCAGAGGTAAGACGTTTGACCACCCGCAATTCCAAAAGCTGGCGGAAGAACAGATGAGCGAGCTGGATCCCGCGAAACGGAAAGCGATCGTGGACGAAATGCAGAACATCCTGGCAGATGAGCTGCCAACGCTCGTCCTGTATCATCGCCCGTTTTACTTCTTGCACAAAAAGAACCAGTTTGCCGGTTGGTTCAATACCTACGGCGGCATAGCCGACGGCATCCCGCTGTGGGACAACAAGGGTGCGTTTGTCGATGACCGCAGCTAA
- the motA gene encoding flagellar motor stator protein MotA, producing the protein MEKSTYIGIFLGIMAVGVGMMLKGASLLSIFNGAAFMIIFVGTAASLFVGFPTSELKKFPALLRIVFTEQKLISKRELINQFMNWAAIARREGLLALENTSDEIEDPFLRNGMKMIIDGGEPEFVRDVLNEEIAAIEERHAAGAAIFSQAGTYAPTLGVLGAVVGLIAALGNLADIDTLGKSIAAAFMATMFGIFSGYVLWHPMANKLKRKSKQEIEIKRIMVEGLLSIQAGVSPAAIEQKLLVYIPYSERVEKNEVSQVEGVGVNG; encoded by the coding sequence ATGGAGAAATCAACGTACATAGGCATATTCCTGGGAATTATGGCAGTCGGGGTCGGCATGATGCTGAAAGGGGCCAGTCTGCTCAGCATATTTAACGGTGCGGCTTTTATGATCATCTTCGTCGGGACAGCGGCCTCGCTGTTTGTCGGATTTCCCACATCGGAGCTGAAAAAGTTCCCCGCTTTGCTCAGGATCGTGTTTACGGAACAAAAGCTGATCTCCAAACGGGAACTGATTAACCAGTTCATGAACTGGGCCGCGATTGCCCGGCGCGAAGGGCTGCTCGCGCTGGAAAACACCTCGGATGAGATTGAAGATCCGTTCCTTCGCAATGGGATGAAGATGATTATCGACGGCGGGGAACCGGAGTTCGTCCGCGACGTGTTAAACGAAGAGATTGCGGCGATCGAGGAACGGCACGCTGCCGGTGCGGCCATCTTTTCGCAGGCGGGTACCTACGCGCCCACGCTGGGCGTGCTCGGGGCGGTCGTCGGGCTGATCGCCGCGCTCGGCAATCTCGCGGACATTGACACGCTGGGCAAATCGATTGCCGCGGCGTTCATGGCGACCATGTTCGGGATCTTTTCCGGCTATGTCCTGTGGCACCCGATGGCCAACAAACTGAAGCGCAAATCGAAACAGGAGATCGAGATCAAGCGGATCATGGTGGAAGGGCTGCTCTCGATTCAAGCGGGTGTCTCACCTGCGGCGATTGAACAAAAACTGCTTGTCTACATCCCGTACAGCGAACGCGTCGAGAAAAACGAGGTGAGTCAGGTAGAAGGTGTTGGTGTCAATGGTTAA
- a CDS encoding CaiB/BaiF CoA transferase family protein, which translates to MQNKNYGPLTGIRILDVSTMIAAPYGATLMADLGAEVIKVELPGKGDTLRTVGPWKGTEPLRWPGLARNKKSITLDIRTEEGKAIFKKLVSKVDVLIENFRPGTLERWNLGYEELKQVNPRLIMTRVSGYGQTGPYREKAGFGTPATAFSGYTYLQGYKDRPPVSPSFSLLDYITGVYVAFATVSALFYRETVDPQEGQQIEMGLYESMFRMMEFLIAEYDQNGKVRERSPGLTGHSSPAGTYETKDGKWVVLVCSTDSTFNRLAEAMERTDMLTDPRFYTNSERLKNDAQVQEIVAAWIKQHEQKELLEKLDRFGVPVSPIYSIEDIFQDPQYQARENIVEVEHPRLGTIKIPGVVPKFSKTPGAIRHRAPELGEHNEEIYVNELGLSLAEIASLKEKGVI; encoded by the coding sequence ATGCAGAACAAGAATTACGGCCCGTTAACCGGGATTCGGATCCTGGATGTTTCCACGATGATTGCCGCTCCTTACGGGGCCACCTTGATGGCCGACTTGGGCGCGGAAGTAATTAAAGTGGAGCTGCCAGGAAAAGGGGACACGCTGCGCACGGTGGGCCCCTGGAAAGGGACGGAACCGCTGCGCTGGCCCGGATTGGCGCGAAATAAAAAATCGATTACCCTGGACATCCGCACAGAGGAAGGAAAAGCGATTTTCAAAAAATTGGTCAGCAAGGTGGATGTGCTGATCGAAAACTTTCGTCCGGGAACCCTGGAGCGGTGGAATCTGGGATATGAAGAGCTGAAGCAGGTGAATCCGCGGCTGATCATGACCCGCGTCTCCGGCTACGGCCAAACCGGCCCGTACCGGGAAAAAGCCGGTTTTGGCACGCCGGCTACCGCGTTTAGCGGCTACACCTATCTGCAGGGTTACAAAGACAGGCCGCCGGTCAGCCCTTCTTTTTCGCTGCTGGATTATATCACCGGGGTCTACGTTGCGTTTGCGACGGTCAGCGCCCTGTTTTATCGGGAGACGGTTGATCCGCAAGAGGGACAGCAGATCGAGATGGGCCTCTACGAATCGATGTTCCGGATGATGGAGTTTTTGATCGCCGAATACGACCAGAACGGAAAAGTGCGGGAAAGAAGTCCGGGCTTGACGGGACATTCCAGCCCTGCGGGCACCTATGAGACAAAAGACGGCAAGTGGGTCGTGCTCGTCTGCAGCACCGACTCCACTTTTAACCGCCTGGCGGAAGCGATGGAACGGACCGACATGTTGACGGATCCCCGCTTCTACACCAACTCGGAACGTTTAAAAAACGATGCGCAGGTTCAGGAAATCGTCGCGGCATGGATCAAACAGCATGAACAAAAGGAACTGCTGGAGAAGCTGGACCGCTTCGGAGTTCCTGTCAGTCCGATCTACAGCATCGAAGATATCTTCCAGGATCCGCAGTACCAGGCGAGAGAAAACATCGTCGAGGTGGAGCACCCGCGTCTGGGAACGATCAAGATTCCAGGGGTGGTCCCCAAGTTTTCCAAAACCCCGGGCGCGATTCGCCACCGGGCGCCGGAATTGGGTGAACATAATGAAGAAATCTACGTGAATGAACTGGGGTTATCTTTGGCAGAGATAGCCTCGCTCAAGGAGAAAGGGGTCATCTGA
- a CDS encoding ABC transporter permease produces the protein MTAAKQVITYLNVFLFVVLLNFWLPRLLPGGPVDFLTGGEDSAVFMSEAQKQAMLAYYQLNQPVWEQFKQYLLGLATFDLGLSFTYKAPVFEVIFARLPWTVLLVGIATVLSIVLGLAAGLLSSWRHPGTTDRLLLLCMLILSAIPEFLIGMLLLLGFAVGWEVLPLSGARTPFFQPELWWERVWDLTKHALLPVATLTAGGLAGMYLLMRNEAIRVKGEPFVEFASAKGITGRAVLLRHVVRNAALPLVTMIVNRIGGLVAGAVLVETVFSYPGIGKLLQEAILARDYPLLHGLFLLITIVVLSLNLLADLLYPLLDPRIRPAKRGGQG, from the coding sequence ATGACCGCAGCTAAACAGGTGATCACCTACCTCAATGTTTTCCTCTTTGTCGTGCTGCTGAATTTTTGGCTTCCCCGGCTTTTGCCGGGGGGGCCGGTCGATTTTTTGACCGGCGGCGAAGACAGCGCCGTGTTTATGTCGGAGGCGCAAAAACAGGCGATGCTTGCTTACTATCAGTTGAACCAGCCGGTTTGGGAGCAATTCAAGCAGTACCTGCTCGGACTGGCGACATTTGATTTGGGGTTGTCCTTTACATACAAAGCACCGGTTTTCGAGGTGATTTTTGCGCGCTTGCCCTGGACGGTTTTGCTCGTCGGGATCGCCACCGTGCTGTCCATCGTTCTGGGGCTGGCGGCCGGCCTTTTGTCGTCCTGGCGGCATCCGGGCACAACGGATCGCCTCCTTTTATTGTGCATGCTCATCCTCAGCGCCATCCCGGAATTTCTGATTGGCATGCTCTTGCTGTTGGGCTTTGCCGTAGGCTGGGAAGTGCTGCCGCTCAGCGGGGCCAGGACGCCGTTTTTTCAGCCGGAGTTGTGGTGGGAGCGCGTGTGGGATCTGACGAAACACGCGCTGCTGCCGGTTGCTACGCTGACGGCGGGCGGCTTGGCGGGGATGTACCTGCTGATGCGCAATGAAGCGATCCGCGTGAAAGGCGAACCGTTTGTCGAATTTGCCAGCGCCAAAGGCATCACCGGGCGTGCGGTTTTGCTGCGCCACGTCGTGCGCAACGCGGCGCTGCCGCTGGTGACGATGATCGTCAACCGCATCGGCGGATTGGTCGCGGGCGCGGTCCTGGTGGAGACGGTTTTTTCCTATCCGGGAATTGGCAAACTGCTGCAGGAGGCGATTCTGGCGCGGGACTACCCGCTGCTGCACGGTTTGTTCCTGCTGATCACGATCGTAGTGTTGAGCTTGAATCTGCTCGCCGATCTCCTCTACCCGCTGCTCGATCCGCGCATTCGTCCGGCAAAGCGAGGTGGGCAGGGATGA
- the motB gene encoding flagellar motor protein MotB produces the protein MVKRKKQHQQEEHINETWLIPYADLLTLLLALFIVLFASSRLDAQKFDQLVQSMTVAFNGGTGFFQSPNPLPAPPNSPVQTLEMDHARTAEEREQERRFLHETRELQRLKAQLDVYIDQTNLEGKLETKVTDLGLMITILDNALFDSGSAEVRPEARELAAEIAKLLEEQPREVVISGHTDNVPINTREFPSNWELSSKRALNFMKIILENKKLDPSKFSATGYGEYRPIADNRTAEGRAKNRRVEVSILRNYPND, from the coding sequence ATGGTTAAACGCAAAAAGCAGCACCAACAAGAAGAGCATATCAACGAAACCTGGCTGATTCCCTACGCTGACCTGCTCACCCTGCTGCTCGCTCTGTTTATCGTCCTGTTCGCCTCCAGCAGACTGGACGCGCAGAAGTTCGACCAGCTGGTGCAGTCGATGACGGTCGCCTTTAACGGCGGGACCGGCTTCTTCCAAAGTCCCAATCCGCTGCCGGCCCCGCCCAACTCTCCGGTGCAGACCTTGGAGATGGATCACGCGCGAACCGCAGAAGAGCGGGAGCAGGAGCGGAGGTTTCTCCATGAAACGCGGGAACTGCAGCGGTTGAAAGCGCAGTTGGACGTCTACATCGATCAGACGAATCTGGAAGGAAAACTGGAAACAAAGGTAACCGATCTCGGCTTGATGATTACGATCCTGGACAACGCCCTGTTTGACTCCGGGAGCGCGGAGGTGCGGCCGGAAGCGCGGGAACTGGCGGCGGAGATTGCCAAGCTGTTGGAAGAGCAGCCGCGCGAAGTCGTCATTTCCGGACACACGGACAATGTGCCGATCAACACCCGCGAATTCCCATCTAACTGGGAACTCAGTTCCAAGCGGGCGCTTAACTTCATGAAAATCATCCTGGAAAATAAAAAGCTGGATCCGAGCAAGTTCAGTGCCACCGGATACGGTGAATACCGGCCGATTGCGGACAACCGTACCGCTGAAGGACGGGCGAAAAACAGACGGGTGGAAGTATCGATCTTGCGCAATTATCCGAATGACTGA